Genomic DNA from Alkalihalobacterium alkalinitrilicum:
TTTGCCTATCAAAAGGATTATCGGCACCCGTCGGATCGATTTTAGCTGGCAATACTGCTTTTATTAAGGAAGCACGTAAATGGAGAAAGCGTCTCGGTGGTGGTTTACGACAAGCTGGTGTACTTGCGGCTCCAGGTATTATCGCATTAGAGAAAATGATCAACCGCTTAAAAGAAGACCATAAAAACGCACAACTCTTAGCTGAATTATTAGCAAATGTTCCACGTTTACATGTTGACGTAGAAGGCGTTGAAACGAATATCCTCCTTTGCAATATTAAGGAAACAGGTTTATCCAACGAGGAATTTCTTACAAAACTAAAAGACGCTAGTATTTTAGCTGGTCCTTTCGATGATGGAATTATTCGATTTGTTACTCATCGGGAAGTAACGAGTGAAATGGTAGAAGCGGCCGTTCAAAAAATAAAACAAATCGTGTAATACGTAAAAGTTCAAAACTGACCTCATCGCCGAAATAAAGGTGATGAGGTCAATTTTCGTTTTTTATGTGTAGGTCCTACTACCGGAACCTCTTAAAATCCTTTATGAATATCTACTTGATTTCGTAATGGTGTATTTCCTTCAATATTCATTAAAGTCTCAATAAAACAATCGACACCTTCTTCAGGAGTTGTTACTGCTGATATGTGCGGTGTAATGAAAACATCAGGATGTTCCCATAATCGGTTATTTTCTGGGAGTGGCTCTTCCTCAAAGACATCAAGTACAGCAAACCTAACATGATGATTATTAAGTGCATCAATTAAAGCTTGTTCATCCAATGAAGCTCCTCTTCCTACATTAATAAACCCGACCTTCGCTACTTTTTCAAAAAGATAACGATTAAATAGCTTTTCTGTTTTTTCGGTTAACGGTAGTGTATTAATGATATAGTCGATTTCACTTAATCGAAAGAAATGACCTTCTATAGGAAATACCTCTTTAAAATATTGTTTTTGCTGACCACTTAATGAAACACCATAAACGGTTACTCCTAGAGTAGAAAGAATTTGAGCTGTTTTTTGTCCTATTTCTCCTGTCCCATAAATCAAGACTTTTTGTTCATTTATAAGTCGTGGTGTTATCGGATTCCACCTTTTCTCTACATTTAGCTGTTTGAATTCGTCATGACACTGTAAATCTTTTAAAATATAACTCAAACAATATTCGCCAATTCGTTGACCAAATGAACAAATCGTCCTTGTTAATAACACGTTTTCATCCCATTTTTTCTTATATAAAAAGCGATCAACTCCTGCTCCAAGGGAGTGTACCCATTTAACTTGACTATAATCATAATTGTTTTTTGTATTGAATGTCACAACTGCATCAGCCCATTTAAAATCATCGTTCGTCACTTTTTCTTCAGGTAAAAAGCGAAAATGCTTATTTAGTTGTTTTTTCGTTATGATGGATTCGATTTCGTGATACATCGGACTTACAACGGCTATATTTTTAATGTTCATATTCCACCTCTGTTACCTAATCTATACATTCTACTTCATTTGCAGTTTATTTAAATGGTCGATTATTTGTTTGTATTGTTTATCAGTCACATCGTTTTTCCCACCGTAATAAGTAGCCTGATAGTCTTGATTTAATTTCATTAATAGATCCTTTATACGATAGTCTTCTTTAGTCCCCAACTCGTTTTCTTTTTCTGAAATACGATCAATAATTTTCATCATAAATTCTTGAGACGTCTCTGTTTTTAATTTATGAATTCCATTCTTTTTAGCCCACTTCCTCACTTGATAATAATACCAATATACCGAGTGGTAGTAAAAGTAAGGAAACCGCTCACGCCATTTCATTTTGAGGTGTAGTAAAAAGGCTTTAAGTTTTTTTACTATATTTTCTAGCCAAGAGTCTTTATAAATGACCATTTTGTTCGCTTTCGCTGCTGTTGGTAAGCGCTTATTTTTTAATACTCTCGCAAGCAACCAAATGGCAACCGCCACAAAGATTACCACTATGATTGCGATTAACCACGGTGGAGGTAAAGAAAATACGACTTCTTCTGCTTCTTCAGGTGTAATCGGTGTTTCATCAGGTGCAATCTCGGGTAGTGTTCCCCCGATGTCCTCGTAAGGAATTAAGCTAATCAACCAATGAAAGAACGTCCAAACTAAAGAAACCAGCCACTTAACTCCTTCCCACACATTCATGACAACCGTATACAGTGTCCGATAAACAGGGGACAGTAGTAAAACAAGCGATAGGAGAGGAATAAAAATTAACAATGCCGTGACAACACCTATAAAACAACTCGAGTGTCCTACCTTCCGAATTACTGTACTTGAGTTCCCTTCATCCACTTCATGATTTTGTAAGGTAAGGATCATCCCCATTAAACTAATGATGATCGCTCCAATGAATAAATAATGGATCGTTTCATTTCCCCACTCATTATAAGAAAAAACCATTGCATAAAAAACATAAAGTACTATATTTCCTTCAAAGTGACGTAACATTTCAAACCGAGTCGATTGGCGGTAAATATAGGCACCACTACGAAGATAAATTAAAATAATTGCAATGCTAACCGCTAGACCAAATCCCCAGGAATCTGTGGGTACAACACTTGTCCAATTTTGCCAAACGATGAAACTAAGAGTTATTAAATTCAGTCCAAACAAAAGAATAAGATGACTTCTTCCTGCTAATATCCAATTTAGGATATATGCTGTTAATCCAGCCACAACCCACCACGTAATATTAAAAGAAACTGATGTATTCCATTCAAGGTTAGTAAACAGAACAATGGTATAATAAATCCAAAGTCCTTCAGTAAACAACACAATAAACGATTTATATGTTTGTTTAATCTGTTCCATACTAAGACCCCTTTAACTGTAAACGTGAAGTTGGGAGAATCGATTCAAGCGACTTTGCTCTTGTTGCTAACTTTACAGCATACTCTGTTTCTTCTCTATAATAAAAAACAATTTCTGTAAGCTTTTGTTTATTTTGTTCGTACCAAAAATAATGTTCTTTCGTTATATGGTCACAAAAAATAAATACTGGACTTGAAAATCTCCCTTCATGTAATAATTCATCTAGCATCCGCAATGTCTGCACACCCATACGCTGTGTAACACTGGCTAAATAATCTAATAACGGCGTCAGATTGGCACTAGGTGGAAGCGTATTCATTTTTTGTCCTGCATGATTCAGTACATTACTAGAAACCCCGATATGAATTCCTCTCTCCTTATACTTAACAGCCACAGTACCAATGACCGAAAGAAGCCATTCAAACGTTGCAATCTTTTTTGCTATATATTCTTTTAATTGTTTAGGATCTTCATAGGCGGAATAATCCATCACAAACCCTTCTACGTCAATCACCATCAGGACTCGTTCCGTAACAACAGGCTGATAAACATTCGTTTGAAGTTTTCCTGTCCGAGCACTAGCGCGCCAATTAAATCTACGAAATTCATCTCCTGCCTGATAATCACGAATACCATTCACTAACAATGGATCCTCAATAAAGCCTCCTTGCTTTCCTTTTGCCCCCCATTGAATAGAAGGCCGAAATGCAGGAACAGATACGGCTATTAATTTGGGATAAACATAAATGGTTCCTTGAAGCTGATTAGTTTGTTTTGTCTCAGCAAAACGAAATCCATCCCCAGAACGCAAAGTAACTTGTCCCATTTCATGAACTCCTCTTTGAAGTCCCTGACCGTTTATTGTCCAGTTTACCTTTTGATACCACAATAGCCATAATAATCGAATAAGGTACGCCTTGCCCTCTTTGGTTTCACCAAATAAGATCCCATTACTTTTCGGTAATTCCCATTCCATCCATACGAGTGGAAGCCACTTATCATTATAGACTAAAGCCTTTATTTCAAATTCCTCATCAACAAAAATTCTTGTTTTAGAAAGCTCTATAGTAGTCTGAACACTATTCAAAGCTTTCTTTTTCCACACAATGATGATAAATGATAGAAGGACTAAAAAGAGACTAACAATAATTAATGGAACAAACCTGAACCACACGCCTACAAGTAGAAAAACGATCAGAACCCAAATCGCATATCGCTCGAAAAGTAAACTCGTTTCATTCGTTGGAACTTCCTCTTCGTAATCACGATCTGCTTTTACTTCTTTATGTTCCTCATTCATACACGAACAACCTCTTCATTTGGAATTGTGACGTTTGCAACAATTTCTTCTAAAACATCCTCAGGTTGAATGTGATTGATATGGGCTTCTGTTTTTAAGATTAAGCGATGATTCCAAACTGGCTTCACCATTTCTTTTACATCATCTGGTATAACATACTGACGACCATTTAAAAGTGCCCAAGTTTTAACGGTTTTATACAATGCTTTACTTGCTCTAGGACTAACTCCAATATTGACGAGTGGATGCTCACGAGTTGCCTTTGATAGTAGGGTAATATATTCTCGAATCGCAGAATGAACGTTCACGGCTTGGCATTCTTTTTGCATTCTTTGAAGCGTTTCCTGATTAAATGTACTTTCAACTTTGTCATACGGAATATCATCGCCGACCAATTCGAGCATTAGTTCTTCTTCTTTTTGTGTTGGATATCCTAATTTCAACTTCATTAAAAACCTGTCCAATTGTGCTTCAGGAAGAGGAAATGTTCCTTCCATATCCACTGGGTTTTGTGTCGCTAATACAATAAACGGACTAGATAAGAAATACGTTTCACCTTCTATCGAAACTTGTTTTTCCTCCATACATTCCAACAAACTTGACTGAGTTCGCGGTAACGTCCGATTAATTTCGTCGACTAACAAAACATTTGTAAAAACTGGACCTTTTCTAATATAAAATTCATTCGTTTTAGGGTTAAATATCGAGCCCCCTAATATATCAGAAGGCAGTAAGTCTGGTGTACATTGAATTCGCGAAAAGGCACAATCAATTCCTTTCGAGAAAGCTTTTACCATCGTGGTCTTACCTGTACCTGGTAGATCCTCCAGTAAGATATGTCCTTGTGTTAATATTGATGTGAAAATAAGTTTAAGTTCTTTTTTTCTACCAATGATAACTTTCGCCATCTCTTCCATAAACGTATCTAATTGGTTTACAATTATCGATTTCTCCATCGTCATCTTAATACCCCCTGTTCAAATTCCATAGTAAACTTCTTTACTTATTAAATTTAGAAAAACTGCTTCAACCAAATCTATATTACTATTACAACATAAATTGAAAAAATCGCATAGGAATCGATATTACTCGGATCAATATCGTCTTTAATTTTGAAACTTCCTCTGCTTCCACTAAGGCGCTAGGATGGTAAGTACCATCATGTGCTACCATTAGGCTATTGTACTTTATATCTTTTTTTATTTTATCTATTAACATGGTAGCAAGTGGCTCACTATCAATCACAACCATTGATTCCGTACTAAGAAAAGTACTTCTTGGATCTAGATTGAATGAACCAACCATACTTATTCTGTTGTCAAACACATAAGTTTTCGTGTGTAATTGTTCAGTTGGGCCTTGATACTCGTATAATTGTACATCCTGATTAGCAGCTATACTGTCTCGGTACCATATATAACCTGAATAGGCCATTTTATTATTAGTAGCTGCTAGTGAATTCGTTATCATATTAATTTCAGCAGCCCTCAAATTATTTCTGTCAAAGTGCATCATTTCATTCGTTGGTATGAGATATGGACTTTGAATCCATATCGATTGTTCTGCATGTTCGGCTAAAGTAATTAATTCAAACCAAACCCACGGCTCTTTATTCATACGCTTAATCGGATTGTGTATAAAACTAATATAATTCGTTGGTATTGATTGATTGATCCATTGGATATTTCGTTGAAATATCTCAGGGTAACGGTCTTGATAGCTTTCAAGTTGTTGCCGTAAATTCAAAAGCATCTTTAATCCCTTTTCTTGCTGTTTCTTTGATAAGTCCCTCACCGAATTCTCACTATATTCATGATTCCACACCGTATCAAAATAGATTTTCATATCAAAAATAACGCTACCAACAGGTTGATTTGTATTGGTATTAATAATTACCAAATCACGATCATTAGAGGCTCCGACATACCCTTTTGGTGCAAAATATTTATCCCCAATATTTCTCCCACCAATCATAGCTAACTCATTATCCACAAGTATGAGTTTGTCATGAAGGCGATTATTCCACGTCCAAGGTTGTAAAGGTTCGAATGGTTCATACAATTTTAATTCGATATTCGGATGACTTGAAAAGGCATAAAGGATTTCCTTTAAACTTCCTCTTAAATTATGAAACATACCATCAAGTAAAATACGAATGTGTACGCCACGGTCAGTTGCTACTACTAGACTAGAGAAAAAGATATCACTAGCCATTCCAGAGTGCAATGTATGATAGGAGATATCCAAGGTGTGCTGTGCATTTTCGATCAGGTTAATTCGTGCAATTCCAGACTCCACACGGTCTTCGACTAATACCACTCGATCCTGAGAAAGGCTTTCACTATAAAACCGGTAAATATCGAGATCATTTAGATAATGACTAGTTGACGGTTGGTGAAAATGAAAAATAATAACCC
This window encodes:
- a CDS encoding D-2-hydroxyacid dehydrogenase, producing MNIKNIAVVSPMYHEIESIITKKQLNKHFRFLPEEKVTNDDFKWADAVVTFNTKNNYDYSQVKWVHSLGAGVDRFLYKKKWDENVLLTRTICSFGQRIGEYCLSYILKDLQCHDEFKQLNVEKRWNPITPRLINEQKVLIYGTGEIGQKTAQILSTLGVTVYGVSLSGQQKQYFKEVFPIEGHFFRLSEIDYIINTLPLTEKTEKLFNRYLFEKVAKVGFINVGRGASLDEQALIDALNNHHVRFAVLDVFEEEPLPENNRLWEHPDVFITPHISAVTTPEEGVDCFIETLMNIEGNTPLRNQVDIHKGF
- a CDS encoding DUF58 domain-containing protein produces the protein MNEEHKEVKADRDYEEEVPTNETSLLFERYAIWVLIVFLLVGVWFRFVPLIIVSLFLVLLSFIIIVWKKKALNSVQTTIELSKTRIFVDEEFEIKALVYNDKWLPLVWMEWELPKSNGILFGETKEGKAYLIRLLWLLWYQKVNWTINGQGLQRGVHEMGQVTLRSGDGFRFAETKQTNQLQGTIYVYPKLIAVSVPAFRPSIQWGAKGKQGGFIEDPLLVNGIRDYQAGDEFRRFNWRASARTGKLQTNVYQPVVTERVLMVIDVEGFVMDYSAYEDPKQLKEYIAKKIATFEWLLSVIGTVAVKYKERGIHIGVSSNVLNHAGQKMNTLPPSANLTPLLDYLASVTQRMGVQTLRMLDELLHEGRFSSPVFIFCDHITKEHYFWYEQNKQKLTEIVFYYREETEYAVKLATRAKSLESILPTSRLQLKGS
- a CDS encoding AAA family ATPase, yielding MTMEKSIIVNQLDTFMEEMAKVIIGRKKELKLIFTSILTQGHILLEDLPGTGKTTMVKAFSKGIDCAFSRIQCTPDLLPSDILGGSIFNPKTNEFYIRKGPVFTNVLLVDEINRTLPRTQSSLLECMEEKQVSIEGETYFLSSPFIVLATQNPVDMEGTFPLPEAQLDRFLMKLKLGYPTQKEEELMLELVGDDIPYDKVESTFNQETLQRMQKECQAVNVHSAIREYITLLSKATREHPLVNIGVSPRASKALYKTVKTWALLNGRQYVIPDDVKEMVKPVWNHRLILKTEAHINHIQPEDVLEEIVANVTIPNEEVVRV
- a CDS encoding phospholipase D-like domain-containing protein, with the translated sequence MFAKFLSLLLFFYVLYAFLFGVIIFHFHQPSTSHYLNDLDIYRFYSESLSQDRVVLVEDRVESGIARINLIENAQHTLDISYHTLHSGMASDIFFSSLVVATDRGVHIRILLDGMFHNLRGSLKEILYAFSSHPNIELKLYEPFEPLQPWTWNNRLHDKLILVDNELAMIGGRNIGDKYFAPKGYVGASNDRDLVIINTNTNQPVGSVIFDMKIYFDTVWNHEYSENSVRDLSKKQQEKGLKMLLNLRQQLESYQDRYPEIFQRNIQWINQSIPTNYISFIHNPIKRMNKEPWVWFELITLAEHAEQSIWIQSPYLIPTNEMMHFDRNNLRAAEINMITNSLAATNNKMAYSGYIWYRDSIAANQDVQLYEYQGPTEQLHTKTYVFDNRISMVGSFNLDPRSTFLSTESMVVIDSEPLATMLIDKIKKDIKYNSLMVAHDGTYHPSALVEAEEVSKLKTILIRVISIPMRFFQFML